A genomic window from Candidatus Protochlamydia phocaeensis includes:
- a CDS encoding MATE family efflux transporter, giving the protein MIIFIMHHSYQLTRYPIGSLKEIGAISWPLMLGLLSGSLMMFADRFLLARYSAAALNGAVTAGIAIYVVMVIPLIIAGISEVFVGRHHGAGKLKEVGIPVWQMIWLSVFTVPFFWGMAEGMPGFLFREGENRLLEELYFKWMIVFAPFFCSTLALMGFFIGIGQVRMVTWSALLGNMANIGLDVALIFGWGPFPEMGIKGAALATGLSQVLQTLFLMGLFLKKSHREYYGTACWQFNFSVFKEGFSIGAPAGVGRFLELVAHFVFFQLISLSSSETLTVVGIVQSFYLLVSFIIEGLSKGVSSIVSNLIGGQQNVWIGKVLKSAMLMQVLLFCAFGLILAVFWPTLVPLFFSESDRALLLSPSFLHEMQWSLCLLSLFFLFDGLSWIYIGLLTASGDTKFLLYASLILNWLFYLLPTYVLFMVIQKGSAINGWSIIVANSILACVLYQMRYRSGKWLKALSIKKAEEPALLQN; this is encoded by the coding sequence TTGATTATCTTTATCATGCATCATTCCTATCAGCTGACTCGTTATCCCATTGGAAGTTTAAAAGAAATTGGAGCGATTTCTTGGCCGCTCATGCTGGGTTTGCTATCAGGCAGCCTCATGATGTTTGCCGATCGGTTTTTGTTAGCCCGTTATTCGGCAGCGGCTCTCAATGGAGCTGTAACAGCCGGAATAGCCATTTATGTTGTCATGGTCATTCCTCTTATTATTGCAGGGATTTCCGAAGTTTTTGTCGGACGCCATCATGGAGCCGGAAAGTTGAAAGAAGTCGGCATACCGGTTTGGCAAATGATCTGGTTATCTGTTTTTACCGTGCCCTTTTTTTGGGGAATGGCTGAGGGAATGCCCGGTTTTTTATTTCGGGAAGGCGAAAATAGGCTTTTAGAGGAGCTCTATTTTAAATGGATGATTGTCTTTGCTCCATTCTTTTGTTCGACGCTGGCCTTGATGGGGTTTTTTATTGGCATTGGCCAGGTTAGGATGGTGACTTGGAGTGCCTTGCTAGGAAATATGGCCAATATCGGATTGGATGTAGCCTTAATTTTTGGATGGGGGCCTTTTCCCGAAATGGGAATCAAGGGAGCCGCCCTTGCGACAGGACTCTCTCAGGTATTGCAGACGCTATTTTTAATGGGGCTATTCTTGAAAAAATCCCATCGAGAGTATTATGGAACGGCTTGCTGGCAATTTAATTTTTCCGTCTTCAAAGAAGGCTTTAGTATTGGGGCCCCGGCGGGAGTTGGCCGGTTTTTAGAGCTTGTGGCCCATTTTGTATTTTTTCAACTGATTTCTTTATCCAGTTCGGAGACCTTGACCGTTGTGGGAATTGTCCAAAGCTTTTATTTACTTGTCAGCTTTATCATAGAAGGGCTTTCCAAAGGTGTGTCCTCAATTGTTTCCAATTTAATTGGCGGCCAGCAAAATGTTTGGATTGGTAAAGTGTTGAAATCGGCCATGCTCATGCAAGTCTTGCTTTTCTGTGCGTTCGGCCTAATTTTAGCGGTTTTTTGGCCTACTCTTGTCCCCCTATTTTTTTCCGAAAGCGACCGCGCGCTTCTGCTTAGTCCATCTTTCTTGCATGAGATGCAGTGGAGCTTGTGCCTGTTGAGCTTATTCTTTTTATTTGATGGATTGAGCTGGATTTATATTGGATTACTAACAGCTAGCGGCGATACAAAGTTTTTGCTATATGCAAGTCTTATCCTCAATTGGCTATTCTATCTATTGCCGACTTATGTGCTCTTTATGGTTATTCAAAAGGGGAGTGCCATTAATGGTTGGAGCATCATCGTTGCTAATTCTATCTTGGCTTGCGTGCTTTATCAGATGCGTTATCGTTCGGGAAAATGGCTGAAAGCGCTGTCAATTAAGAAGGCAGAGGAGCCTGCTCTACTGCAAAATTGA
- the uvrB gene encoding excinuclease ABC subunit UvrB yields MDQLFKLHTDFEPRGHQPEAINKLVAGVLQGRRSQVLLGITGSGKTFTMANVIAKVQRPTLILAHNKTLAAQLYQEFKTFFPENAVEYFVSYYDYYQPEAYVPRTDTYIEKDMSINDKIDKMRLSATRSLLERSDVIIVSSVSCIYGLGSPEYYRGMNLTLAQGQERRRDDLLLHLVEMQYKRNDFEFVRATFRVRGDVLDIFPAYEEDVAIRVEMFGDEIEQISEIDPLTGKVKRRIPAVTIYPSSHHVTPEEVRWKAIETIRAELDERKRFYESEKKHLELERIQQRTMYDLEMLREVGTCKGVENYSRHFSMRRPGEPPPCLIDYFPSDYLLFIDESHQTLPQLHAMCNGDRARKQTLVDFGFRLPSAYDNRPLRFEETYQRIHQVIYVSATPGSWEIKEAGGEVVEQVIRPTGLLDPLIEVRPASGQVDDCLAEIRAHVSKGGRVLVTTLTKRLAEELTNYLNDLNVKAKYLHSDIDTIERVQIIRDLRFGEFDVLVGINLLREGLDIPEVSLVAILDADKEGFLRSETSLIQTCGRAARNAEGRVIMYADKLTGSIKRTLEVTQSRRIYQENYNREHGIIPQTVKRDISVLVEAEEDQVAYPTQFADHVLQVAEEAHHYLTIDEVRQKIKESESEMKKAAKEFRFEEAAEWRDKMRQYQQLELTLA; encoded by the coding sequence ATGGACCAGCTTTTTAAATTGCATACGGATTTCGAACCAAGAGGCCATCAGCCAGAGGCGATCAATAAGCTTGTAGCTGGTGTCTTACAAGGCAGACGTTCGCAGGTTTTGCTCGGCATAACGGGATCGGGGAAAACTTTTACAATGGCCAATGTCATTGCCAAAGTCCAAAGGCCGACGTTGATTTTAGCGCATAATAAGACGCTGGCTGCCCAGCTGTACCAAGAGTTCAAGACCTTTTTTCCGGAAAATGCGGTCGAATATTTTGTCTCTTATTATGACTATTATCAACCCGAAGCCTATGTTCCGCGTACCGATACGTATATTGAAAAGGATATGTCCATCAACGACAAGATCGACAAGATGCGCCTGAGCGCCACACGCTCTTTGCTCGAGCGCTCGGATGTCATTATTGTCTCTTCGGTCTCCTGCATTTATGGATTGGGTTCTCCCGAATATTATCGAGGAATGAATTTGACCCTAGCTCAGGGGCAAGAGCGGCGCCGCGATGATCTTCTCTTGCATTTAGTGGAAATGCAATATAAGCGCAATGACTTCGAATTCGTGCGTGCCACTTTTCGCGTGCGAGGAGATGTCTTAGATATTTTCCCCGCTTATGAAGAAGATGTAGCCATCCGCGTCGAAATGTTCGGGGATGAAATTGAGCAAATCAGCGAAATTGATCCTTTGACAGGCAAGGTCAAACGCCGCATTCCTGCGGTGACCATTTATCCCAGCTCCCACCACGTCACGCCTGAAGAAGTGCGCTGGAAAGCTATTGAAACCATCCGAGCCGAGTTGGATGAGCGCAAGCGCTTTTACGAGAGTGAGAAAAAACATCTCGAGCTTGAGCGCATTCAGCAGCGGACCATGTATGACCTGGAAATGCTTCGAGAAGTGGGAACATGCAAAGGAGTGGAAAACTATTCGCGCCATTTCAGCATGCGCCGCCCGGGAGAGCCGCCCCCTTGCTTGATCGATTATTTTCCTTCAGACTATTTGCTTTTCATCGACGAATCGCACCAGACGCTGCCGCAACTGCATGCCATGTGCAATGGAGACCGCGCGCGCAAACAGACATTGGTGGACTTTGGCTTCAGGCTGCCCTCTGCCTATGACAACCGCCCGTTGCGTTTCGAAGAAACCTATCAGCGCATCCATCAGGTGATCTATGTCTCGGCTACTCCGGGATCATGGGAAATTAAAGAAGCGGGAGGCGAGGTTGTCGAGCAGGTCATTCGCCCGACCGGCTTGTTGGATCCCCTTATTGAAGTACGGCCTGCATCCGGCCAGGTCGATGATTGCTTGGCCGAGATCCGTGCACACGTCAGCAAAGGCGGGCGCGTGCTTGTCACCACTTTGACCAAGCGCTTGGCAGAAGAGCTGACGAATTATTTGAATGATTTAAATGTCAAAGCCAAGTATTTGCATTCGGATATCGATACGATCGAACGCGTTCAAATCATTCGCGATCTGCGTTTTGGCGAATTTGACGTCCTAGTGGGCATCAACTTGTTAAGGGAAGGCTTAGACATCCCCGAGGTCTCTTTAGTCGCTATTTTGGATGCGGATAAGGAAGGCTTTTTGCGCAGCGAAACATCTCTCATCCAAACATGCGGGCGTGCGGCCAGAAATGCCGAGGGGCGCGTCATCATGTATGCCGATAAATTGACAGGCTCCATCAAGCGCACTTTGGAAGTGACCCAAAGCCGGCGTATTTATCAAGAAAACTATAACCGCGAACATGGAATTATTCCTCAGACGGTCAAAAGAGATATTTCCGTTTTGGTTGAGGCTGAAGAGGACCAGGTTGCTTATCCTACGCAATTTGCCGATCACGTCCTGCAGGTGGCAGAAGAAGCCCATCACTATTTGACCATCGACGAAGTTCGTCAAAAAATTAAAGAAAGCGAAAGTGAAATGAAGAAGGCGGCTAAAGAATTTCGCTTTGAAGAGGCGGCCGAATGGCGCGATAAAATGCGGCAATACCAACAATTGGAATTAACGTTGGCTTAG